The following proteins come from a genomic window of Geomonas sp. RF6:
- a CDS encoding Hsp20/alpha crystallin family protein: protein MAIVKYNPLGELRSMQDKMNRLLDLAWRKELGEELREGVWQPAADIYEDDGSVTVKVELPDLELSDVDVKVEKGTLTIRGERRHNHEARKENFHRIERSYGPFQRTFAFPMELEAKQIGTELDCGVLTVTIPKKKR, encoded by the coding sequence ATGGCGATCGTCAAGTACAACCCGCTCGGTGAGTTGCGCAGCATGCAGGACAAGATGAACCGGCTTTTGGACCTGGCCTGGAGAAAGGAGCTGGGGGAGGAGTTGCGCGAAGGGGTGTGGCAGCCGGCCGCCGACATCTACGAGGACGACGGCTCGGTCACCGTGAAGGTGGAGCTCCCCGATCTGGAGCTTAGCGATGTCGATGTGAAGGTTGAGAAGGGAACCCTCACCATCAGGGGGGAGCGCAGGCACAACCACGAGGCGCGCAAGGAGAACTTCCACCGCATCGAGCGCTCGTACGGCCCTTTCCAGAGGACGTTCGCCTTCCCCATGGAGCTCGAAGCGAAACAAATCGGTACCGAGCTCGACTGCGGCGTCCTCACCGTCACCATCCCGAAGAAGAAGCGCTAG
- a CDS encoding RrF2 family transcriptional regulator, translating into MRLSTKSRYGLRALFDIAYNAGTQPAQIQDISRRQEISPRYLEQIFQGLKKSGILKSKRGPQGGYCLARSPEEITVQDVIEATEGDTLLVDCSGKGGKECGFDGTCVTQTVWEESNQKLNEFFSSITLKTLCERGEALGIKREQDHRFMYFI; encoded by the coding sequence ATGAGACTATCCACCAAAAGCCGTTACGGACTGCGAGCACTCTTTGACATCGCCTACAACGCGGGGACGCAGCCCGCGCAGATCCAGGACATCTCCCGCCGCCAGGAAATCTCTCCGCGCTACCTGGAGCAGATCTTTCAGGGGCTCAAAAAGAGCGGCATCCTGAAGAGCAAGAGGGGACCTCAGGGGGGGTACTGCCTGGCCAGAAGCCCGGAGGAGATCACGGTGCAGGATGTGATCGAGGCGACGGAAGGGGATACCCTTCTGGTGGACTGCTCCGGTAAAGGCGGGAAGGAGTGCGGTTTCGACGGCACCTGCGTGACGCAGACGGTCTGGGAGGAGTCGAACCAGAAGCTGAACGAGTTCTTCTCCTCCATCACGCTGAAGACGCTCTGCGAGCGGGGCGAGGCGCTGGGGATCAAGAGGGAGCAGGATCACCGCTTCATGTATTTTATCTAA
- a CDS encoding GspE/PulE family protein — MLIEAVNVETTERHQVEDNSGLEIAALLMKAGHLAEDQLNYALRVKNKLVSPKTLVAVMLELGFFSREELRETLQKSVVSVKLGALLVELGYLKPGELQAALGIQGDSDSGRMLGEILVENRFIEEHTLAEALAFQLGYPYMDLDLGAIDRALVAKVPPQWIAQHSFLPIKEVEGKILVAIADPLDQEARKTVEKLFGSNVTYAIATLKGIKETVNTLRKGWGQGDSTATDEHTVTGIVNSIFEEAMKERASDIHIEPMRTRLRVRFRRDGMLTVYKDFARELAAPISTRIKVMAEADIAERRRHQDGRICYESAKRGVTLDMRVSFYITIYGEKIVLRLLSKKGELLDLKDIGMPPRMLEKFLDDAVDTPSGVLIITGPTGSGKTSTLYSCVHHLNDINTCIVTAEEPVEYVLEGISQCSINHKIGVTFEETLRHIVRQDPDIIVLGEMRDNFSVETAIQAALTGHKVLTTFHTEDSVGGLLRLMNLNIEPFLIASTVTCVLAQRLLRRVCPDCAEEYLPNPSELRRIGYTTAELRGAEFKQGRGCSRCRYSGYRGRVGVFEMLILNEMVKDAILSKKTSYEIRRISTETTGMVTLLEAGLSKAARGEVSLQDSVRLLPRIGKPRPIADIRRLLGE, encoded by the coding sequence ATGCTAATCGAAGCAGTGAACGTGGAGACGACAGAACGCCATCAGGTCGAGGACAACTCCGGACTGGAAATAGCTGCCCTCCTGATGAAGGCAGGTCATCTCGCTGAGGATCAGCTCAATTACGCCCTGCGGGTGAAGAACAAGCTCGTATCGCCAAAGACGCTCGTTGCGGTCATGCTGGAGCTCGGCTTCTTCTCCAGGGAGGAGCTGCGGGAGACGCTGCAAAAGAGCGTCGTGTCGGTGAAGCTAGGCGCGCTCCTCGTGGAACTCGGCTATCTGAAGCCGGGGGAGCTGCAGGCGGCGCTGGGGATCCAGGGGGACTCCGACAGCGGGAGGATGCTCGGGGAGATCCTCGTGGAGAACCGCTTCATCGAGGAGCACACCCTGGCGGAGGCGCTTGCCTTCCAGCTCGGCTACCCCTACATGGATCTCGACCTCGGCGCCATCGACCGCGCCCTCGTGGCGAAGGTCCCTCCGCAGTGGATCGCCCAGCACAGCTTCCTGCCGATCAAGGAGGTGGAGGGGAAGATCCTGGTGGCGATCGCGGACCCTCTCGATCAGGAAGCGCGAAAGACGGTGGAGAAACTCTTCGGCAGCAATGTCACCTATGCCATCGCCACCCTGAAGGGGATAAAGGAGACGGTGAACACCCTGAGGAAGGGGTGGGGGCAGGGGGACAGCACCGCCACCGACGAGCACACCGTCACCGGGATCGTGAACAGCATCTTCGAGGAGGCGATGAAGGAGCGCGCCAGCGACATCCACATCGAGCCGATGCGCACGAGACTTCGGGTGCGGTTCAGAAGGGACGGGATGCTGACGGTGTACAAGGACTTCGCGAGAGAGCTCGCGGCGCCGATCTCCACGCGGATCAAGGTCATGGCGGAGGCGGATATCGCCGAAAGGAGGCGCCACCAGGACGGGCGCATCTGCTACGAGAGCGCCAAGCGCGGGGTGACCCTCGACATGCGCGTCTCCTTCTATATCACCATCTATGGAGAGAAGATCGTACTGAGGCTCCTCAGCAAGAAGGGGGAGCTCCTCGACCTGAAAGACATCGGGATGCCGCCGAGGATGCTGGAGAAATTCCTGGACGACGCGGTGGACACCCCGAGCGGCGTTCTCATCATCACCGGCCCCACCGGGAGCGGCAAGACCTCCACCCTGTACAGCTGCGTGCACCACCTAAACGACATAAACACCTGCATCGTCACCGCCGAGGAGCCGGTGGAGTACGTCCTGGAGGGTATCTCCCAGTGCTCCATCAACCACAAGATCGGGGTCACCTTCGAGGAGACGCTGAGGCACATCGTGCGTCAGGACCCGGACATCATCGTCCTTGGGGAGATGCGCGACAACTTCTCCGTGGAGACGGCGATCCAGGCGGCCCTTACCGGCCACAAGGTCCTCACCACCTTCCATACGGAGGACAGCGTCGGCGGCCTGTTGCGGCTCATGAACCTGAACATCGAGCCGTTCCTCATCGCCTCCACCGTAACGTGCGTCCTCGCGCAGAGGCTTTTGCGCCGGGTCTGCCCGGACTGCGCGGAGGAGTACCTTCCGAATCCCTCCGAGCTGCGCCGCATCGGCTACACCACGGCGGAGCTGCGCGGGGCCGAGTTCAAGCAGGGGCGGGGGTGCAGCAGGTGCCGTTACAGCGGCTATCGCGGGAGGGTGGGGGTCTTCGAGATGCTGATCCTGAACGAAATGGTGAAGGACGCCATCCTCAGCAAGAAGACGAGCTACGAGATCAGGCGCATCAGTACGGAGACGACGGGGATGGTGACCCTTCTGGAGGCGGGGCTCAGCAAGGCTGCGCGCGGGGAGGTCTCCCTGCAGGACAGCGTGCGGCTCCTGCCGCGCATCGGCAAACCGCGGCCGATCGCGGACATTCGGCGACTTTTGGGGGAGTGA
- a CDS encoding OmpA/MotB family protein, with protein sequence MRTIAGFFMVSWLLLSLGACVSTGRFEQKEREAQTLGKSLQELQGEYRELSAENEELKARVKKLADGGAALAAERDALTTTKKGLEESLKSTSDSKNKKIAELSQQISELEGENRKLKDEVVRLQQQKESEVQKTSKTYEDLLEKMKSEISKGEVTISELKGKLTVNVVEAVLFDSGKAEVKPAGLVVLQKVVDILKNLKDKAIRVEGHTDNIPIVGALAKKYPTNWELSAARAVNVTRYLQQQGIDPSLLAGVAYGEFKPVAPNDSDEGRARNRRIEIVLVSKE encoded by the coding sequence ATGCGCACGATTGCTGGTTTCTTTATGGTCAGTTGGCTCCTTTTATCCTTGGGCGCCTGCGTTTCCACCGGGCGCTTCGAGCAGAAGGAACGGGAGGCGCAGACGCTGGGGAAGAGCCTCCAGGAACTGCAGGGGGAATACAGGGAGCTTTCGGCGGAGAATGAGGAGCTGAAGGCCCGGGTGAAGAAGCTTGCCGACGGTGGGGCGGCCCTTGCCGCGGAGAGGGATGCCCTGACTACCACGAAGAAGGGGCTGGAGGAGTCGCTGAAGTCGACCTCGGACAGCAAGAACAAGAAGATTGCCGAGCTCAGCCAGCAGATATCGGAGCTGGAAGGGGAGAACCGGAAGCTCAAGGATGAAGTGGTGCGGCTGCAGCAGCAGAAGGAGTCGGAGGTCCAGAAGACGAGCAAGACGTACGAGGACCTCTTGGAGAAGATGAAGAGCGAGATCTCCAAAGGGGAGGTGACGATCTCCGAGCTGAAAGGGAAGCTCACGGTGAACGTCGTCGAGGCCGTTCTCTTCGACTCCGGTAAGGCGGAGGTGAAGCCGGCAGGGCTCGTGGTGCTGCAGAAGGTGGTCGACATCCTGAAGAACCTGAAGGATAAGGCGATCCGGGTGGAGGGGCACACGGACAACATTCCGATCGTCGGTGCACTTGCCAAGAAGTACCCGACGAACTGGGAGCTCTCCGCCGCCCGCGCCGTCAATGTGACCCGTTACCTGCAGCAGCAGGGGATCGATCCCTCGCTCCTTGCGGGTGTCGCCTACGGCGAGTTCAAACCGGTTGCGCCGAACGACAGCGACGAGGGGCGTGCCAGAAACCGCAGGATCGAAATTGTGCTGGTATCAAAGGAATAG
- the polA gene encoding DNA polymerase I, with protein sequence MSETLYLLDGSSYIYRAYFAIRHLSSPKGFPTNALYGFTQMLLKVMKDRTPEHVAVIFDAGKKTFRNDLFPQYKANRSSMPADLAQQIGPIKEMVRAFNIPALELEGYEADDIIGTIARRCEAQGLDCVVVTGDKDLMQIVTEKVTLLDTMKEKSFGIEEVREKFGVDPERVVDVLALWGDTSDNIPGVPGIGEKTAKKLMEDFHSLDELLARADEVKGANGPKLIEFAEQARLSRQLATIDCEVPIDFSLEDFAVCPPDTRKLADLFKEYGFTSLMKDLTSTPTLSTEEYRTVLTEEELSRLVEELSAAPAFALDLETTSLDAMKARIVGVALSWKPHQAYYIPVGHRYLGAPDQLSEETVLERLRPLLTDPSRKKIGQNLKYDYQILRRSGVHMEGLWCDTMLAAYLLNPGRTSQGLDALALELLDHRMISFEDVAGKGRDQLNFSEVDLERAAPYSCEDADVTFLLSEILLPQVREGRMEELLFELEMPLLEILSEMELHGVKLDLPLLRDLTAGFGKQLVALEEQIHTLCGGAFNINSPKQLGEVLFGRMGLSSGKKTKGKTGWSTNVEELERLCDEHEVAELILQYRSLSKLKSTYTDALPRLVDPVTGRIHTSYNQAVTSTGRLSSSEPNLQNIPVRGEEGREIRRAFIAEPGSLILSADYSQIELRVLAHLSGDNVFCEAFASGEDIHRRTAAEVFGIDPDLVTSEMRRQAKVINFGIIYGQGAFSLAKELGVTPKEAKSFIDSYFERHCGARLFLDSCVREAEVSGYVTTILERRLPIPEIFSKNGNIRAFAQRNAVNYPIQGSAADIIKKAMIAVVRAMEEEKVQSRLIMQVHDELVFEVPESERPLMEELVRREMEHAVALKVPLKVDLNFGLNWSEAH encoded by the coding sequence GTGAGCGAAACCCTCTACCTGCTGGACGGCTCCTCCTACATCTACCGCGCCTATTTCGCCATTCGGCACCTGAGCTCCCCGAAAGGCTTCCCCACCAACGCCCTCTACGGTTTTACCCAGATGCTTCTGAAGGTAATGAAGGACCGCACACCCGAACACGTGGCGGTGATCTTCGATGCCGGGAAGAAGACCTTCAGAAACGATCTCTTTCCCCAGTACAAGGCGAACAGAAGCTCCATGCCCGCCGACCTCGCCCAGCAGATCGGGCCGATCAAGGAGATGGTGCGCGCCTTCAACATCCCGGCTCTCGAGCTCGAGGGGTACGAGGCGGACGACATCATCGGCACCATCGCCCGCCGCTGCGAGGCGCAGGGGCTCGACTGCGTGGTGGTGACCGGCGACAAGGACCTGATGCAGATCGTCACCGAGAAGGTCACCCTCCTCGACACCATGAAGGAGAAGAGCTTCGGGATCGAGGAGGTGCGGGAGAAGTTCGGGGTCGATCCGGAGCGGGTGGTCGACGTCCTGGCACTCTGGGGGGATACCTCCGACAACATCCCCGGCGTCCCCGGAATCGGAGAAAAGACCGCGAAGAAGCTCATGGAGGACTTCCATTCCCTGGACGAGCTCCTCGCCCGCGCGGACGAGGTGAAGGGGGCGAACGGCCCGAAGCTTATCGAGTTCGCCGAGCAGGCGAGGCTGTCGCGCCAGCTCGCCACCATCGACTGCGAGGTCCCCATCGACTTCTCTCTGGAGGACTTCGCCGTCTGCCCGCCGGACACGCGCAAGCTCGCCGACCTCTTCAAGGAGTACGGCTTCACCTCCCTCATGAAGGACCTCACCAGCACCCCTACCCTCTCGACGGAGGAGTATCGTACGGTGCTCACCGAGGAGGAGCTCTCAAGGCTCGTGGAGGAGCTCTCCGCCGCCCCCGCCTTCGCGCTCGACCTGGAAACAACGAGCCTCGACGCCATGAAGGCCCGCATCGTCGGCGTTGCCCTCTCCTGGAAGCCTCACCAGGCGTACTACATCCCGGTGGGGCACCGCTACCTCGGCGCACCGGACCAGCTTTCCGAGGAGACGGTCCTCGAAAGGCTCCGGCCGCTCCTCACCGACCCGTCGCGCAAAAAGATCGGTCAGAACCTGAAGTACGACTACCAGATCCTGCGCCGCTCCGGCGTCCACATGGAAGGGCTCTGGTGCGACACCATGCTGGCCGCCTACCTCCTGAACCCGGGGCGCACCAGCCAGGGGCTCGACGCACTGGCGCTGGAGCTTCTGGACCACCGCATGATCTCCTTTGAGGACGTGGCGGGGAAGGGGAGGGACCAGCTGAACTTCTCGGAGGTCGATCTGGAGCGCGCCGCCCCCTACTCCTGCGAGGACGCCGACGTCACCTTTCTCCTTTCCGAAATTCTCCTGCCGCAGGTCAGGGAAGGGAGGATGGAGGAGCTGCTCTTCGAGCTGGAGATGCCCCTCCTGGAGATCCTCTCGGAGATGGAGCTGCACGGCGTGAAACTCGACCTTCCCCTCCTGCGCGACCTTACTGCAGGCTTCGGGAAGCAGCTCGTGGCGCTCGAGGAGCAGATCCACACCCTGTGCGGCGGGGCCTTCAACATCAACTCACCGAAGCAGCTCGGGGAGGTACTTTTCGGCCGCATGGGGCTCTCCTCCGGGAAGAAGACGAAGGGGAAGACCGGCTGGTCCACCAACGTGGAGGAGCTGGAGCGCCTCTGCGACGAGCACGAGGTGGCCGAGCTCATCCTGCAGTACCGCTCCCTCTCCAAGCTGAAGTCGACCTACACCGATGCCCTGCCCCGGCTCGTCGACCCCGTCACGGGGCGGATCCACACCTCCTACAACCAGGCGGTCACCAGCACCGGGAGGCTCTCCTCGTCGGAGCCGAACCTGCAGAACATCCCGGTGCGCGGGGAAGAGGGGCGGGAGATCAGGCGCGCCTTCATCGCCGAGCCCGGCTCGCTCATCCTCTCCGCCGACTACTCTCAGATCGAGCTGCGGGTCCTCGCCCACCTCTCCGGCGACAACGTCTTTTGCGAGGCATTCGCCTCCGGGGAGGATATCCACCGGCGGACCGCGGCAGAGGTGTTCGGAATCGATCCGGACCTGGTCACCTCCGAGATGCGGCGCCAGGCGAAGGTCATCAACTTCGGGATCATCTACGGCCAGGGCGCCTTCAGCCTCGCGAAGGAGCTCGGGGTGACCCCGAAAGAGGCGAAGTCCTTCATCGACAGCTACTTCGAGCGCCACTGCGGAGCCCGCCTCTTCCTGGACAGCTGCGTCAGGGAGGCCGAGGTCTCAGGCTACGTCACCACGATACTGGAGCGCAGGCTCCCGATCCCCGAGATCTTCAGCAAGAACGGGAACATCCGCGCCTTTGCCCAGCGAAACGCAGTGAACTACCCGATCCAGGGCTCCGCCGCGGACATCATCAAGAAGGCGATGATCGCGGTTGTGCGGGCAATGGAGGAGGAGAAGGTGCAGAGCCGCCTCATCATGCAGGTGCACGACGAACTGGTCTTCGAGGTGCCGGAATCGGAGCGCCCCCTCATGGAGGAGCTGGTGCGCCGCGAGATGGAGCACGCGGTAGCGCTGAAGGTGCCGCTGAAGGTCGATCTCAACTTCGGCCTCAACTGGAGCGAAGCGCACTAA
- the dapF gene encoding diaminopimelate epimerase — protein sequence MKFTKMQGAGNDYVYVNCFTETVEDPASVAIKVSNRNFGIGSDGLILIMPSEVADVRMRMFNSDGSESEMCGNGIRCVAKYAFDHGIVEKKEITAETGAGILTLQLFTAADGTVDRVRVNMGPPRLTRAEIPMLGEPEAKVIDEPLNILHTTFRITCASMGNPHCVIFVDDLENFQVAKYGPLIENHELFPRRTNVEFVQVISRTEVRQRTWERGAGETLACGTGASAVTAACILNGLTEKKILNHLSGGDLEMEWAEDGNVYMTGPAVEVYSGEINL from the coding sequence ATGAAATTCACCAAGATGCAGGGCGCAGGAAACGACTACGTCTACGTCAACTGCTTTACCGAGACGGTGGAAGATCCGGCTTCGGTGGCGATAAAGGTATCGAACCGCAACTTCGGGATCGGCTCTGACGGCCTCATTCTCATCATGCCGTCGGAGGTGGCGGATGTGCGCATGAGGATGTTCAACTCGGACGGCTCCGAGTCGGAGATGTGCGGCAACGGCATCCGCTGCGTCGCGAAGTACGCCTTTGACCACGGCATAGTCGAGAAGAAGGAGATCACCGCGGAGACCGGCGCTGGCATCCTCACCCTGCAGCTTTTCACCGCCGCGGACGGCACCGTGGATCGGGTGCGGGTTAACATGGGGCCGCCGAGGCTGACCAGGGCAGAGATCCCGATGCTCGGGGAGCCGGAGGCAAAGGTCATCGACGAGCCGCTGAACATCCTGCACACGACCTTCCGGATCACCTGCGCCTCCATGGGGAACCCCCACTGCGTGATCTTCGTGGACGACTTGGAGAACTTCCAGGTGGCGAAGTACGGCCCGCTCATCGAGAACCACGAGCTGTTCCCGCGCCGGACCAATGTGGAATTTGTGCAGGTGATTTCCCGGACCGAAGTGCGCCAGCGGACCTGGGAGCGCGGTGCGGGAGAAACGCTGGCCTGCGGCACCGGGGCGAGCGCGGTGACCGCCGCCTGCATCCTGAACGGGCTGACGGAGAAGAAGATCCTGAACCACCTGAGCGGCGGCGACCTCGAGATGGAGTGGGCCGAGGACGGCAACGTGTACATGACCGGGCCGGCGGTGGAGGTGTACTCCGGCGAGATCAACTTGTAG
- a CDS encoding HDOD domain-containing protein: MTTKPFVELIKEQMDVEGLQLPMFHAVAVKLQEVLSSDDFTIEQVAALIIKDQALTSQILRLANSAFFSGLSKVTTITEAVVRLGAREIASIAMMATQQNTYNSLTIPELRSYSQLLWRHAIGCAIGSRWLAERTGFKHLSQEAFIAGLLHDIGCLLILKVLEALLLSGETELKFSRELAAEIMETMHTDCGYDLMQKWNLPDLYSVIVRDHHKEQSDTNNVLLSIVHLVNTTCRKLGLSTSPDTSVMVAATFEAQNMGIKEITLAELEITIEDAMELAVAAP; encoded by the coding sequence ATGACGACGAAACCGTTTGTGGAGCTCATCAAGGAGCAGATGGATGTCGAGGGGCTGCAGCTGCCGATGTTCCACGCCGTGGCGGTGAAGCTGCAGGAAGTCCTTTCCAGCGACGACTTCACCATCGAGCAGGTCGCCGCCCTCATCATCAAGGACCAGGCGCTCACCAGCCAGATCCTGAGGCTCGCCAACTCCGCCTTCTTCAGCGGGCTCTCGAAGGTCACCACCATCACGGAGGCGGTCGTGCGGCTTGGCGCGCGGGAGATTGCCTCCATCGCCATGATGGCCACCCAGCAAAATACCTACAACAGCCTCACCATCCCCGAGCTCAGGAGCTACTCGCAGCTCCTGTGGCGCCACGCCATCGGCTGCGCCATCGGGAGCAGGTGGCTCGCGGAGCGCACCGGCTTCAAGCACCTTTCCCAGGAGGCGTTCATCGCCGGGCTCCTGCACGACATCGGCTGCCTCCTGATACTGAAGGTGCTGGAGGCCCTGCTCCTCTCCGGTGAGACGGAGCTCAAGTTCTCCCGAGAGCTTGCCGCGGAGATCATGGAGACGATGCACACCGACTGCGGCTACGACCTGATGCAGAAGTGGAACCTGCCCGATCTCTACAGCGTGATCGTGCGCGACCACCACAAGGAGCAGTCCGACACCAACAACGTGCTCCTGAGCATCGTGCACCTGGTGAATACCACCTGCCGCAAGCTCGGCCTGAGCACGAGCCCCGACACGAGCGTCATGGTGGCTGCGACTTTCGAGGCGCAGAACATGGGGATAAAGGAGATAACGCTGGCCGAGCTGGAGATTACCATCGAGGACGCCATGGAACTCGCCGTCGCGGCACCGTGA
- a CDS encoding outer membrane protein has translation MKKGLLFYAALLALLLLPASSFAARGYRQGASGPAPYLGVFAGVSFPLDADTSGTDYYHSPTLSFDEKIEFDPSLQGGMTAGFDFGMGRLEGELSYKHAEMTTITGPGNIRYDDADGRAGAFSVLFNGFIDVHNNSPVTPYFGGGIGFAVVHISDTYVTQPAGYQDILYFSDDDTVFAYQIGAGVGIFLTPLVSLDVGYRYFGTSKAHFEESPVRAELEMESHNVSVGVRFTF, from the coding sequence ATGAAAAAGGGATTGCTCTTTTACGCTGCGCTTCTCGCCTTGCTGCTCCTTCCCGCCTCCAGCTTTGCCGCGCGAGGCTACCGGCAGGGGGCATCCGGTCCCGCACCATACCTCGGGGTGTTCGCCGGAGTCAGCTTCCCTCTCGACGCCGACACCAGCGGCACAGACTACTACCACTCCCCCACCCTCTCCTTTGACGAAAAGATTGAGTTCGACCCGAGCCTCCAGGGAGGCATGACGGCCGGTTTTGATTTCGGCATGGGACGGCTGGAGGGGGAACTCTCCTACAAACATGCCGAGATGACGACGATCACGGGACCGGGTAACATCAGGTACGACGACGCGGACGGCAGGGCCGGAGCCTTCTCTGTCCTTTTCAACGGCTTCATCGACGTGCATAACAACTCCCCTGTCACCCCCTATTTCGGCGGCGGGATAGGCTTTGCCGTCGTGCATATCAGCGATACCTACGTGACACAACCGGCCGGCTACCAGGACATCCTGTACTTCTCCGACGACGACACCGTCTTCGCCTACCAGATCGGCGCCGGGGTCGGCATCTTCCTCACCCCCCTCGTCTCCCTCGATGTCGGATATCGCTACTTCGGAACGTCCAAGGCCCACTTCGAGGAAAGTCCCGTTCGCGCGGAGCTCGAGATGGAGAGCCACAACGTCTCTGTCGGGGTGCGCTTCACCTTCTAG
- a CDS encoding Smr/MutS family protein: MCWYQRNRRCDIGRKDKKKEQPRQKEKEFAAAPFKALKGVHLAPPPSQEGAAAAPKKPEKPAKPKEELDDLALFFEAVADIKPLQGAKAPPPKGGAPAPEKRGVSEEENRIFLQAVEALRMDVRFSDGALEEDEGRQRPVAVNRLRQLRRGGIRIDLQLDLHGLTRDEALENLAPFIVRAHARGQKGVLVITGKGNNSNGEPVLRQAVAGWLREHGKGMVSEFAEAPREMGGSGAFVVFLKEKKEEP; the protein is encoded by the coding sequence TTGTGCTGGTATCAAAGGAATAGGAGGTGCGACATCGGCAGGAAGGATAAAAAGAAAGAGCAGCCAAGGCAGAAAGAAAAGGAATTCGCGGCCGCGCCCTTCAAGGCCCTGAAGGGGGTCCACCTTGCTCCCCCTCCCTCGCAGGAAGGCGCGGCGGCTGCGCCGAAAAAGCCGGAGAAGCCCGCCAAGCCGAAGGAAGAGCTCGACGATCTCGCCCTCTTCTTCGAGGCCGTTGCCGACATAAAGCCGCTGCAGGGAGCGAAGGCTCCTCCCCCGAAAGGGGGGGCGCCGGCCCCGGAGAAAAGGGGTGTGAGCGAGGAGGAGAACCGCATCTTCCTCCAGGCCGTGGAGGCGCTGCGCATGGATGTCCGCTTCAGCGACGGCGCCCTGGAGGAGGACGAGGGGCGGCAGCGCCCGGTGGCGGTAAATCGCCTGCGGCAGCTGCGCCGCGGCGGCATCCGCATCGACCTGCAGCTCGACCTGCACGGGCTGACGCGGGACGAGGCGCTGGAAAACCTGGCCCCCTTCATCGTGCGCGCCCACGCCCGGGGGCAGAAGGGGGTCCTGGTGATCACCGGGAAAGGGAACAACTCAAACGGTGAGCCGGTCCTGCGGCAGGCGGTGGCCGGGTGGCTGCGGGAGCACGGGAAGGGGATGGTCTCCGAGTTTGCCGAGGCCCCGAGGGAGATGGGGGGGAGCGGTGCCTTTGTGGTTTTCCTGAAGGAGAAGAAGGAAGAGCCATAG
- the larE gene encoding ATP-dependent sacrificial sulfur transferase LarE, which produces MDTLHQKYQHLKDMIAEMGSLVVAFSGGVDSTFLLKVAHDTLGDRVLAITATSPTYPESEYREACALAERIGARQLTVESNELEIPGFSENPRNRCYHCKSELFSICVEKGRELGFSFVADGSNTDDLGDYRPGRTAACELKVRSPLLEAGLSKSEVRELSRELNLPTWEKQPYACLASRFPYGVEITPERLKQVEACEEFLKGEGFRTYRVRFHLETARIELSEEELPRLLEPELRKRVLSFFKGRGFTYVALDLQGYRSGSMNETSAES; this is translated from the coding sequence ATGGATACACTGCACCAGAAATACCAGCACCTGAAAGACATGATCGCCGAGATGGGCTCTCTCGTTGTCGCCTTCTCCGGAGGGGTCGATTCCACCTTCCTCCTGAAAGTGGCGCACGATACGCTGGGGGACCGGGTGCTGGCGATTACCGCCACCTCCCCGACCTACCCCGAGTCCGAGTACCGTGAGGCGTGCGCCCTCGCCGAGAGGATCGGGGCGCGCCAGCTGACGGTGGAGTCGAACGAGCTGGAGATCCCCGGCTTCTCCGAAAACCCGCGCAACCGCTGCTACCACTGCAAGAGCGAGCTCTTCTCTATCTGCGTGGAGAAAGGGCGCGAGCTCGGCTTCTCCTTCGTGGCGGACGGCAGCAATACGGACGATCTGGGGGACTACCGCCCGGGGCGCACCGCAGCATGCGAATTGAAGGTCCGCTCCCCCCTCCTGGAGGCGGGGCTCTCCAAGTCCGAGGTGCGCGAGCTGAGCCGCGAGCTGAACCTCCCGACCTGGGAGAAGCAGCCGTACGCCTGCCTTGCCAGCCGATTCCCCTATGGGGTGGAGATCACTCCGGAGCGTCTGAAGCAGGTCGAGGCGTGCGAGGAATTTTTGAAAGGGGAGGGGTTCAGGACCTACCGGGTGCGGTTTCACCTGGAGACGGCGCGTATCGAGCTCTCGGAAGAGGAGCTGCCGCGCCTGCTTGAGCCGGAACTGAGGAAGCGTGTCCTCTCCTTCTTCAAGGGGCGCGGCTTTACCTACGTGGCGCTCGACCTGCAGGGGTACCGCAGCGGAAGCATGAACGAGACGAGCGCGGAGTCCTAG
- a CDS encoding DUF4177 domain-containing protein, which translates to MVQYKVVEVNTVSDETLEEALNEWTRKGWRFEGIQFAMRESSKRPAMAFVVFTSEVER; encoded by the coding sequence ATGGTGCAGTACAAGGTGGTCGAGGTGAACACCGTCTCCGACGAGACGCTCGAGGAGGCGCTTAATGAGTGGACCCGCAAGGGGTGGCGCTTCGAGGGTATCCAGTTCGCCATGAGGGAGTCGAGCAAGCGCCCCGCCATGGCATTCGTGGTCTTCACCAGCGAGGTGGAGCGGTGA